The following are encoded in a window of Pagrus major chromosome 14, Pma_NU_1.0 genomic DNA:
- the strap gene encoding serine-threonine kinase receptor-associated protein — protein MAMRQTPLTCSGHTRPVVDLAFSGITPYGYFLISACKDGKPMLRQGDTGDWIGTFLGHKGAVWGATLNTDATKAATAAADFTAKVWDAVSGDEVLTLAHKHIVKTVTFTQDSNCLLTGGNDKLLRIYDLSNPEAAPQEISGHTSAIKKALWCNNDKQILSAADDKTIRLWDRSSMEEVKTLTFDTSVSSMEYVADGEILVITYGKSIAFYNALSLDLIKTVEAPATINSASLHPEKDFFVAGGEDFKLYKFDYSTKEELESYKGHFGPVHCVRFSPDGELYASGSEDGTLRLWQTAVGKTYGLWKCVLPEDLGTENSEQLYTSTPEIKA, from the exons ATGGCGATGAGACAGACCCCGCTCACCTGCTCCGGTCACACCCGGCCTGTGGTGGACCTGGCCTTCAGTGGAATCACTCCCTATGGCTACTTCCTCATCAGCGCCTGCAAGG atggcaagCCCATGTTGCGCcagggagacacaggagactGGATAGGAACGTTTCTGGGTCACAAAGGCGCTGTCTGGGGAGCCACTCTGAACACAGACGCCACCAAGGCTGCCACTGCCGCAGCTGACTTCACAGC AAAGGTGTGGGATGCAGTGAGTGGAGACGAGGTCCTCACactggcacacaaacacatcgtCAAGACTGTCACCTTTACTCAG gACAGTAACTGTCTGCTGACAGGAGGAAACGACAAGCTGCTGCGCATCTATGATCTCAGCAACCCTGAAGCAG CACCTCAGGAGATTTCAGGTCACACCTCAGCCATCAAAAAAGCCTTATGGTGCAACAACGACAAGCAGATCCTCTCTGCTGCCGATGACAAAACCATCCG gcTTTGGGACAGAAGCTCcatggaggaggtgaagacgTTGACATTTGACACCTCCGTGAGCAGCATGGAGTATGTGGCTGATGGAGAGATTCTTGTAATCACTTATGGAAAGTCCATCGCTTTCTACAACGCTCTGAG TCTGGACTTGATCAAGACGGTGGAGGCACCAGCTACAATCAACTCCGCCTCCCTCCACCCAGAGAAAGACTTCTTTGTTGCCGGTGGAGAGGACTTCAAGCTCTACAAATTTGACTACAGCACCAAGGAAGAGTTGG AGTCCTATAAGGGTCACTTTGGTCCAGTGCACTGTGTTCGCTTCAGTCCGGATGGTGAGCTGTACGCCAGCGGCTCTGAAGACGGCACGCTCCGACTGTGGCAGACAGCTGTGGGGAAAACCTATGGCCTGTGGAAGTGTGTCCTTCCTG